The Dermochelys coriacea isolate rDerCor1 chromosome 7, rDerCor1.pri.v4, whole genome shotgun sequence genome window below encodes:
- the LOC119858719 gene encoding broad substrate specificity ATP-binding cassette transporter ABCG2-like gives MGAVEHPGDLPLVEVSLCNKDMRSGTANHSILSIGEEEGAGNFLRSIPTRESLQCPRGSVMSFHDIQYTIKQSHGLLCKRTTVEKKILHNVCGIMKPGLNAILGPTGSGKSSLLDVLAARKDPAGLSGQVLVDGFPQPPNFKCISGYVVQDDVVMGTLTVRENLLFSAALRLPSSISFKEKEERVIQIITELGLSKVADAKVGTELIRGVSGGERKRTNIGMELITEPPVLFLDEPTTGLDASTANAVLILLKRLSRRGRTIIFSIHQPRYSIFKLFDSLTLLALGKVLYHGPAKQALKYFSSIGFQCEPFNNPADFFLDVINGDSTAVTASRGDQSSLDNRGTGGGVIGDEEQNEDRSVVETLHQQYLNSGQYRDMREELKKVELSQQNEQGKSRRMNEVTYANGFFTQLYWVSKRAIKNLIRNPQASVAQIAVTIILALIVGAIFFRVKLEQSGIQNRVGSLFFITTNQCFSSVSAIELFIKDKKLFVHQYTSGYYRVSAYFFALLIGDLLPMRTVPVILFSCISYWMIGYQVVAGRFFFFILTLALVSYTATAMSLAISAGMNVVAIANLLITVCFVFMLLFSGLLVNLPSVMGWLNWLKYFSIPRYGLTALQVNEFRDLYFCGEKPQNITASPGDAADCSPNDTQFGEMCYGETYLCSQGIASTNWAMWENIVALGCMATIFLLIAYGKLRFMKKFT, from the exons atgggagctgtggagcaccCTGGTGACCTTCCTCTAGTGGAGGTCAGCCTCTGTAACAAAGACATGAGGTCAGGCACAGCCAACCACAGCATCCTATCCATCGGGGAGGAAGAAGGAGCAGGCAATTTCCTGCGTTCTATCCCAACACGAGAATCCCTTCAGTGCCCTAGGGGTTCTGTCATGAGCTTCCACGACATCCAGTACACCATCAAACAGTCCCATGGGCTCCTCTGCAAACGGACAACAGTGGAGAAGAAGATTCTGCACAATGTGTG TGGCATTATGAAGCCGGGTTTGAAtgctatcctgggaccaacagggagCGGCAAATCCTC TCTCCTAGATGTGCTGGCTGCTAGAAAGGACCCTGCTGGCCTGTCTGGGCAAGTGCTCGTAGATGGCTTCCCACAACCTCCAAATTTCAAGTGTATCTCAGGATATGTCGTGCAG GATGATGTGGTTATGGGCACACTGACGGTGAGGGAGAATCTACTCTTCTCTGCGGCCCTGCGCCTCCCCAGCTCCATCAgctttaaagaaaaggaagagcGGGTCATCCAGATAATTACTGAGCTGGGGCTCAGCAAAGTAGCTGATGCTAAG GTAGGAACAGAACTGATCCGAGGGGTGTCAGGCGGGGAGCGGAAGAGAACCAACATCGGCATGGAGCTCATCACGGAGCCCCCGGTCCTGTTCCTGGACGAACCCACCACTGGCCTGGATGCTAGCACAGCCAACGCTGTGCTCATCCTCCTAAAAAG GCTTTCGAGAAGAGGTCGGACCATCATTTTCTCCATCCACCAGCCCCGCTATTCCATTTTCAAGCTCTTTGACAGCCTGACGTTGTTGGCTTTGGGAAAGGTGCTGTATCATGGTCCAGCTAAGCAAGCCCTGAAATATTTTAGTTCTATCG GGTTTCAATGCGAGCCCTTCAACAACCCTGCTGACTTCTTCCTCGACGTGATAAACGGTGACTCCACCGCTGTGACTGCAAGCAGAGGTGATCAGAGTAGCCTGGACAACAGAGGGACTGGAGGAG GGGTAATCGGTGATGAAGAGCAGAATGAAGACAGGAGCGTAGTGGAAACTCTGCACCAGCAATACCTGAACTCCGGCCAATATCGGGACATGAGGGAAGAGCTGAAGAAAGTGGAGCTCAGCCAGCAGAATGAGCAAGGGAAGTCAAGGCGCATGAATGAGGTCACATATGCAAATGGCttcttcacccagctctactgggTGTCCAAGCGTGCCATCAAAAACCTCATCAGAAACCCCCAGGCGTCCGTGGCACAG ATCGCAGTGACCATCATCCTAGCCCTGATTGTGGGGGCcatctttttcagagtaaaactAGAGCAAAGTGGCATTCAGAATCG GGTTGGATCCTTGTTTTTTATAACCACAAACCAGTGCTTTTCCAGTGTATCAGCGATTGAGCTGTTTATAAAGGACAAGAAATTGTTTGT CCACCAGTATACCAGTGGGTACTACAGAGTGTCTGCATACTTCTTTGCCTTGTTAATTGGAGACCTTTTGCCCATGAGAACTGTTCCAGTCATTCTCTTTTCATGCATAAGTTACTGGATGATTG GCTATCAGGTAGTAGCAGGACGGTTCTTTTTCTTCATACTGACACTGGCGCTAGTGTCCTACACAGCCACGGCCATGTCTCTGGCTATCAGCGCTGGGATGAATGTAGTAGCCATTGCCAATCTGCTTATCACTGTTTGCTTTGTCTTCATGCTT CTCTTTTCTGGCCTGTTGGTGAACCTTCCTTCTGTCATGGGATGGCTGAACTGGCTCAAATACTTCAGCATCCCCAGATATGGCCTCACA gccctgcaaGTCAATGAATTTAGAGACCTTTACTTCTGTGGTGAGAAGCCCCAGAATATTACTGCATCCCCTGGGGATGCAGCTGATTGCTCCCCAAATGATACACAATTTGGAGAAAT GTGTTATGGTGAAACATATCTGTGCAGCCAAGGGATTGCATCTACCAACTGGGCCATGTGGGAAAACATAGTGGCTCTAGGCTGCATGGCTACCATCTTCCTCCTGATAGCCTATGGGAAACTTCGATTCATGAAGAAGTTCACCTAG